TGACGTGCAGGCGCGGGCGGGCGAGGTCCTGCGGTACCAGCAGACTGGAAAAGGCATCGGCCAGTTCCAACCATATATCCATGAGCGCAGGGCTTTCGACGCGATACGCGACGCCGTGCTCCAGGAGGAGGACGCCCGCCAGCGACGCCTTGGGCGGCGGCGAGGCGCAGAGAGTTTTGATCCGCACCGCCACTTCACCAAGCGTGGACGGCGGCAAATGGCGAAACAGGGTCAGATGCGCAGGCAGGACGTTGCGGTCCGGCGGATAATAAGCCCGCCTCTGCCGGTCGAGCCAGGCAAAGTCCTCGCCACCCATGAGCCCGGTGACGACGATCGGCGCAAGGAGGCGGCCGGTCATGGATCAGCGCCGCCGGAAAAGCCGCACGCTACAGGTCAAAGTTCCCCGCGCGCGCGCCGGATTTCGAACCATTTGCGGACATTTTCATTATGTTCCTGATAGGTGTCGGCGAAGATATGCCCGCCCTTCCCATCCGCCACGAAATAGAGAGCCTTCGTTTCCGCCGGGTGCAGCACCGCCAGCAGGGACAGCCGCCCCGGATTGGCGATCGGCCCCTTAGGCAGGCCCACCATGGCATAGGTGTTATAATCGTTGACCGCCGCGATTTCGGACTTCCGGATGCGGCGGCCCAGCGGTTTCCCCTTGGTGATGGGATAGATGATGGTCGGATCGGCCTGAAGCATCATCTTCGCCCGCAGCCGGTTGGCATAGACGCCCGCGACCATCGGCCTTTCCTCCGGGATCGCCGTTTCCTTCTCCACGATGCTGGCGAGGGTGACCGCCTCCTGCGGCGTCTTGACGACGAGGTTCGCCGCACGCTCCGCCCATAGTTTCGCGAGCCGGCGGTCCATCGCACCCTGCATCCGTTTCAGCACCGCCTCGCGGCTCTCCCCCTTCTGATAGGCATAGCTGTCCGGGAGGACGCTGCCTTCCTTGGGCACCTTGATTTCGCCAGTCAGTTCCTCATTCGCCATCAGCCGTTCGTAGACGAGGATCGAGGGCATGCCTTCGGGGATGGTGATCAGGCGGGTGAGCGTCTTTCCGCCCTGAAGGATCGTCAATATCTGCGAATTGCTCGCGCCCTTGGGGATGACGAATTCCCCGGCCTTGATCGGCGTCCCGCGCCCGAAAACCTTGGCGCGCGTCAGGAAAGCATCGGCGGAGCGCACCGCCCCCGCCTGTTTCAACAGCACCGCCGCGTCG
This genomic window from Sphingobium cloacae contains:
- a CDS encoding 2'-5' RNA ligase family protein — encoded protein: MTGRLLAPIVVTGLMGGEDFAWLDRQRRAYYPPDRNVLPAHLTLFRHLPPSTLGEVAVRIKTLCASPPPKASLAGVLLLEHGVAYRVESPALMDIWLELADAFSSLLVPQDLARPRLHVTVQNKVTAKEARALAGRLKAGFRPRPLAITGLAVWHYRGGPWELAARSCFRG
- the mltG gene encoding endolytic transglycosylase MltG; protein product: MRRLGCGILLIGLAVAAFIAFRFVYGWTEAGPAAQNITLMVPEGATLSDAAVLLKQAGAVRSADAFLTRAKVFGRGTPIKAGEFVIPKGASNSQILTILQGGKTLTRLITIPEGMPSILVYERLMANEELTGEIKVPKEGSVLPDSYAYQKGESREAVLKRMQGAMDRRLAKLWAERAANLVVKTPQEAVTLASIVEKETAIPEERPMVAGVYANRLRAKMMLQADPTIIYPITKGKPLGRRIRKSEIAAVNDYNTYAMVGLPKGPIANPGRLSLLAVLHPAETKALYFVADGKGGHIFADTYQEHNENVRKWFEIRRARGEL